In Chitinophaga oryzae, the sequence CCATCCTGCACTTTAAACGGATAGAGTTTATCCTGGAAGGCCTCCGCTGGTTCGATATCCTCCGCCATAAAATACCGGTGGTGCACACCTCGTTCGACGGTAAAATAAAAATGACGCTGGGCGCCAACGATCCCCGCCGCATGGTACAGATACCGCAGGAAGCCCAGCTGTCCGGACTGGAATTAAACCCTCGATAAACACCACTCAAACTTGTATATATGAAACGTCAATATATCATTCCCATACTGGTAGCAGGACTGATCGCCATCCTGTCCGGCTGCAGCAAAAAAGAAAACCTGGACATCTCCAACCTGTTCCCGGACAACTACCAGCAGCCTACTGCGCTCGATAACTGGATCACTACCAACTACACCAGGCCTTATAACATAGAGGTGAAATATAAATGGGACCCTTATGCGGTATCTACCAGTAAAACCCTCGTGCCTATAAAAGAACCCCTGGTAATACCGGTGATGGACCTGATACATAAAACCTGGATAGAGCCTTATATCAAGGAAGCCGGACTGCCCTTCTTCCTGAAATACAGTCCCAAGCAGATGATACTGGTAGGCAGCCCCCAGTATAATTCCAACGGGACCATCACGCTCGGGGAAGCCGAAGGCGGTAAAACCATACAGTTACTGCGTCTCAATGACTTCGACCAGAAAAACGAGGGTTTTGTGAAATTCATGTTGCATACCATCCACCACGAATTCGCACACATCCTGCATCAGACCATCTTCTATCCAAGGGAATACAAAGCCCTTACCCCCGGCGGTTATACCGGCACCTGGAACAATACCACCGACCAGGAAGCGCTGGACCTCGGCTTCATCACGCCCTATGCACGCGCCAAGGCCGATGAAGATTTTGTGGAGATGGTGTCTACCATGCTGACAGAAGGAAAAGACGGCTTTGAAAATATCGTCAACCAGTCGCAGACCGCCATCGGCAAAGAAATGCTGCACCGGAAAGCGGACATCGTCAGGAACTATTTCCAGAACAGCTGGAAAATAAATTTCGACAGCCTGCAGGTGAAAACATCTGCTGCTATTGCAGAAGCGATCAGATAGTTTTTTATGAACAGGTATTATAACTACAACGGATATATGAAAAAATATATAATCGCAGGCACGTTGTTATGCATACTCGCTGCATCATGCCGCAAAGATAATGACGGTTCCGTATTTGGCACCAGGCCCGAAGAACGGATGAACGCAACGCTCACCGCCTATAAACAACAACTCACCGGCGGGTCCAACGGCTGGAAAGCTTACCTGTTCCCCGACGGCGGGATGGGCTTCGGCTTCTACTTTAAATTCGGGGAAAACAACCGGGTAAATATGCTGGGCGACCTGACACCGGCCACCGGACAGGACCTGTCAGAAAGCTCCTATCGCATGGGAGCGCAGCAACGTCCTTCGCTGGTCTTCGATACCTACAACTATCTCCATCTGCTGGCAGACCCGGACAGGAAAGTTTTCGGCGGGCTGCCCGGCAAAGGCTACGATTCCGATTTTGAATTTGGCTACGACTCCACCCGTAACGATACCGTATTCCTTACCGGCAACGCCAAACAGAGCAAGATGGTGCTGGTGAGAGCCAGCGCAGCAGAAGAAGCAGCCTATAAAGCAGGCGGCCTCAACAGCATCCGCGACGCCATCACCGACTACGTGGCCAACCATCCCAATCTTTATACCACCACCGGCGACGGCAAAAAAATACAAACCGTCGTAAATCCAACTGGCAGAGGGTTCTCGCTGGTATATGAGCAAGACGGAGAGCTGAAAACGGAGACTAACAATCTCGCCTATACGCTGACGGGTTTCTTTACCCAAAAGCCTTTTACGATCAACAACAACAGCTACCGGGAAGTATTTTTTGACGCGGCCAAACAGGTAATGTACCTGAAGAGCAATGGTAAAAACACCGAGCTGCAGGCATCCGGCAGCCCGCTTTTCGCACTGCATCTGCTGTTAGGCGTTGGTTACGATCAGATCCAGACCTCCGACGCCACCCAGGGCGCCTTCTCTCCTGCCTATAAAGCGCTGTGGACAGCCGCCAAAACAAGGATGCCCAACCTCGGTTTTCCTAACCTGCAGCTGGCAGGCCTCGACATCCTCTTCGATACAGAATCAAAACTGATAGGCGTACAGGTGAAAGTCACCCAAAACGCCAACTCCTTCAGCGGCATGTACATTTTTGATTACGCCAAATCAAAAGACGGCGTGTTCAGCTTCACCATGCAGGACATTAAAGGAGAAATACCCAACAT encodes:
- a CDS encoding zinc-binding metallopeptidase, yielding MKRQYIIPILVAGLIAILSGCSKKENLDISNLFPDNYQQPTALDNWITTNYTRPYNIEVKYKWDPYAVSTSKTLVPIKEPLVIPVMDLIHKTWIEPYIKEAGLPFFLKYSPKQMILVGSPQYNSNGTITLGEAEGGKTIQLLRLNDFDQKNEGFVKFMLHTIHHEFAHILHQTIFYPREYKALTPGGYTGTWNNTTDQEALDLGFITPYARAKADEDFVEMVSTMLTEGKDGFENIVNQSQTAIGKEMLHRKADIVRNYFQNSWKINFDSLQVKTSAAIAEAIR
- a CDS encoding DUF4302 domain-containing protein, which gives rise to MKKYIIAGTLLCILAASCRKDNDGSVFGTRPEERMNATLTAYKQQLTGGSNGWKAYLFPDGGMGFGFYFKFGENNRVNMLGDLTPATGQDLSESSYRMGAQQRPSLVFDTYNYLHLLADPDRKVFGGLPGKGYDSDFEFGYDSTRNDTVFLTGNAKQSKMVLVRASAAEEAAYKAGGLNSIRDAITDYVANHPNLYTTTGDGKKIQTVVNPTGRGFSLVYEQDGELKTETNNLAYTLTGFFTQKPFTINNNSYREVFFDAAKQVMYLKSNGKNTELQASGSPLFALHLLLGVGYDQIQTSDATQGAFSPAYKALWTAAKTRMPNLGFPNLQLAGLDILFDTESKLIGVQVKVTQNANSFSGMYIFDYAKSKDGVFSFTMQDIKGEIPNIIYPAMKPILDKLAVGKYRVDYFSMPGNSQMAQLIGVDDPSFIMGGSLQ